The genomic stretch TTGTTGACTATGATATGCTGTATGGTCACAGAAATGACCCTCATGGTTATGCAAAGGCTTTAATAGACTTTGACACAAGGCTTCCCGAAATCATGGAAAAGCTTAAAAAAGATGATATTCTAATAATTACTGCAGACCATGGTTGTGACCCTACAACACCTTCTACAGACCATTCGCGTGAACATGTGCCAATACTTGTATATGGCCAAAATATCAAAAAAGGATATAACCTTGGAACAAGAAATAGTTTTTCTGATATTGGTCAGACAATAGCAGAGTATTTAAATGTAAAACCTTTAAGGTTTGGAGAGAGTTTTTTAAAAGAAATTGTGATAAAATAGCTATTGAGGTGATTTTTATGTCGTATTATGAAAGGGTAAAAGAAGCATCAGAGTTTATAAAAAGTAAGATTCCAAACGTGCCAGAGGTTGCTATTATTCTGGGCAGTGGACTTGGCAGTTTTGCGGATACAATGGAAGAAAAAATTGAAATCAAATATTCAGAGATACCTCATTTTCCTGTGTCTACTGTCAAGGGACACAAAGGCAACTTGGTTTTTGGAAAAGTAAAAGGAAGAGAGGTTTTGGCTTTTCAGGGAAGATTTCATCTTTATGAAGGGTATAATGCTCAAGAGGTTGTATTTGGTGTGAGGGCAGCAGGACTTTTGGGAGTGAAAAACCTTATTGTTACAAACGCGGCAGGGGGAATTTCTCCTTTGCTTTCTCCTGGAGATTTGATGGTGATAAAAGACCACATAAATCTATCAGGCGAAAACCCAGCAATTGGGCCAGAAGCAGAGAAATTTGGTGAAAGGTTTTTTGATATGACATATGCATATGACAGGGAGATAATTGAAAAATCAAAAGATGTTTACAAGAAAAACGGGGTTGATTATAAAGAAGGTATATACGCATTTTTAAAAGGTCCTTCATATGAAACACCTTCGGAGATAAGGATGCTGAAAATCCTTGGTGCTGATGCGGTTGGTATGTCAACAGTTTTGGAAGTTATTGCAGCGCGGCAGATGAATATCAAAGTTTTTGGAATTTCATGTATTACAAACATGGCAGCAGGAATTCTTGAAAAGAAACTTTCGCATGAAGAGGTCATAGAAGTTTCAAAGATGGTTGAGGAAAAGTTTATAAAAATAATTAGTGATTTGATAGAGATTATTTAAAATGAGAATATTAAATGCTTATATATCCTACACTGCAAAGTTTCTGGGCAGTGTAGGATTTTTGTTTATTATACAAAAAAAGCGGGTAAAAATAAATTTGGAATATTATTTTTCCTGCGGGGAGGGAAAATTGCTATATGAAAAAGGTATTGATAGTAGATGATGCAGCATTTGTGAGATATTCCTTAAGACAAACATTAGAAAAATATGGGTTTGAAGTTGTTGGGGAAGCATGTGATGGAAAAAGCTGTATAAGACTTTTTCAGCAGCTTCGTCCAGATATTGTAACACTTGATATTACAATGCCAGAGATGAACGGTATAGAGGTTTTGAAAAAGATTATGGAAATTGACAAGAATGCAAAAGTTGTCATGATAACTGCCTTAGGGCAAGAAGAAAAGGTAAAAGAGGCAGTATTAAATGGGGCAAAAGGGTTTATTGTAAAGCCATACAAAGAAGAACATCTTGTTAAGGTCTTGTCCTCTTTATAAAAGGATGAGAAGGTGAGACTGTGAATGAAATGCAAAAAGACCCCATGTTTGAAGTATTTATAAGCGAAGCAAAAGAGATAGTAAGTTCGCTTGAGAGGATCTTTATTGAACTCAAAGAAGGAAACAGAAACTTAGATATAGCAGTGGCAGAAGCTTTAAGATTTTTTCATACATTAAAAGGTTCCTCAGCGATGATGGGGTTTGATGACATATCCAAGGTTTGTCATAGAGTGGAAGACATATTTGTTTGTATGAGAGATGAAGGTAAACTACCGACAAATCTTGATAACTTTATTTTAAACATGTTAAAGTTAATAGATTTTTTAACCATTCAGATAAATTGTATAGAAAACTTACAGCAGCCTCAAGATGCAGAAAATATAAAAGAGGTTTTAGAGAAAATTGAGACGAGCTTAGCAGAAAACGATAGGGTACAAGCTGAGAGTGAGAAAAAATATCATATAAGGCTGCTTTTTGAAGAAGGCTGGGAAATGGAGAATTTGAGAGCCTTTTTAATTGTTCAAAATTTGAAACAATATGTAAATGTTTTAGAATACTTGCCTTCTGATATTGAAAGTAACATGGCATCTTCAGAAAAAATTAAAAAAGATGGTTTTTTTATTTCAATTAAAACTTTACTTAAAAAAGAAGATGTGGTAAAACTTTTTGAAAACTTTGCATGGGTAAAAGACATCAAGATTGAAGAAGTATCAGAAAAAGCTTCTTTAACCAAAGAGATAAGTTCATATCAGAATGCCACACACTCTATCCATAAGCTAATAAACGTTAATATTGAAAAAGTTGATAGACTAATAGACCTCATTGGAGAAGTGGTAATAACCTTTTCAATGATTGTTCAACACAAAGAAGTAAAAACTGATGAGAATAGTAGTTTCAAAAATTTAACACTTCAGATGTCAAAGCTAATAAGAGAACTTCAAGAAGTGGCAATGTCGATGCGTATGCTACCGCTTTCTTCTACATTTCAAAGGTTGAAAAGAACCATTATTGAGATGTCTGCAAAACTTCAAAAACCAGTTAATGTTCATATTACTGGGGAGGAGACAGAACTTGACAAAGTTCTGATAGAACACTTAACAGACCCACTAATTCATTTAGTTAGAAATGCTGTGGACCATGGAATAGAAGACAAAGAAGAAAGATTAAAAAAAGGTAAAGATATGACTGGTAATGTGTATATCAGTGCTAAAAATAGCGGGTCTGAAGTGGTTATTAGCATTGAGGATGATGGCAGAGGTCTTAATAAAGAGAAAATCTTACAAAAAGCTTTTGAAAGAGGCCTTATAACCTCACCTGATGATATTGTCGAAGATGAGATTTTTGAGTTAATATTTCAGCCAGGGTTTTCTACAAAAGAAGAGGCGACAGAATACTCAGGAAGAGGTGTGGGGCTTGACATTGTGAAAAATAGCGTTCAAAAAATTGGCGGAAGAATTTTTGTTGAGTCTGAAAAAGACAGAGGCACAAGATTTACAATTAGAATACCTCTCACTTTGGCAATAATTGACGGAATGTTAATTGATGTTGATGGCAATGTCTTTGTTGTACCTTTGAGCTCAATAGTTGAGACATTTAAACTTGAAAAACAGCAGATAGTATTGGAAAACGAAATTCCGTTTGTGTATAGAAGAGGCATATGTTTTGGTGTAATTGATTTGAACAAGATGTTTTATGGAAAGGATATTCTTTACAAAGAGAGACCTTTTTATCTGGGTATACTTGTTACAAATGGTGAGAAGAATGGTGTTTTGCTTGTTGACAATATGATTTCCCAGCAGCAGATAGTTATAAAAACTCTGCCTGCTATTTTAAAGCAGGTAAGAGGTATTTCAGGGTGTACACTCCTTGGAAGTGGTAATATAGCATTTATTTTAGATATTGATGCTTTGCTTGAAAGGTAGGTGAGAAAAGTGCAGAAAGAATTGCTGCATAGCAAAGTGGATGAATTTGAAGAAGCTATGAAAGATATGTACCTTATATTCAAAGTGGATGACCAATTCTATGGGATAGAAATTAAGTATGTTATAGAGATAATTGGTCTTTTGCCAATAACCTATGTGCCAAATCAAGAAGAATATGTTAAAGGAATAATTAATTTGCGGGGTAAAATCATTCCGGTAATTGATGCAAGAATGAGACTTTCAAAGCCTCAAAAGGAGTACAACGAAAGAACTTGTGTAATTGTCACAAGCATAGATGATTTTTTGGCTGGCATTATTGTTGACCATGTGAGCGAGGTTGCTGTGATAAACAAGGACCAAATTAGTCCTTTGCCACAAACATATGAAAAGGTAGATGAAAGATTTTTTAGAGGTGTTGCAAGCTTAAATGAAAGGCTTGTATTAATACTTGATTGTGAAACTTTTGTCAAGCCTGATAGGATAAATCTCTAAAAAAATAAATGAAATAAATGAAAGGAGATGGGTAATTTATGAAGCTCTTTAAAAATCTCAAAATTTCTGTTAAGATTTTGGCGGGGTTTGGAATTGTTTTGATTTTGATACTCTTCATGGGTACAATAGCTGTTACAAATATCAACAGAATAAACAATGACTATACAGAGGTTTATCAGAGTAATGTTAAAGCATTTATTGCAATTGGCAATGTGCTTGAAGGTTTTGAAAGACAGCGTATTAACTACAGAAATATTTTACTTGCGAGAAATTCTGCAGAGATGAATTCTTATCTTCAGAAGGTCGATGAGATAAATGATTTTTACAAAACAAACCTTGAGGATTTTTCAAAACTGATAAATGAAGAGGACATAAGACAAGAGTATCAAAAGTTGAATTCTTTATTTGATGAATATGATAAGTTAACAAATCAAATAATTGAACTTGCAAAAAGTGACAAAAAAGCAGCAGTTGATCTTTTGTTCAAACAAAGTTCAGCTCAGCTTGTAAGTGATGTTCAAAACTCAATTAAGACTCTCTATGACCTTGAAAAAAAGTACATCGAAAAGTTAAACATTCAAAATAATGCCCTTGCAAAAAGTACAGTAACGTCTATGGTGATAATAGTTATTTTGTGCATAGCAATATCTCTCTTTATAGGTCTGGTTATTTCTTATGCAATTAGCAGACCTATCTCTAAAATGGTTTTAGCTGCCCAGAAGATTGCAGAAGGAGATTTAACAGTTGATGTAAGTGTTGATTCTAAGGATGAAATTGGAATTTTGTCAGAAGCTTTTTCTAAGATGATAGAATCACTATCCCAGCTTATCTATTCAGTAAAGTCATCAGCAGAACAGGTTGCGCTTGGTGCAAAACAGCTCGCAGATGCAAGCCAGAGCCTTGCTCAAGGGGCAACTGACCAAGCAAGTTCTATAGAGGAGCTGAATGCTTCAATAGAAGAGGTGTCTGCGCAGACGAAACAAAATAGTAAAAACGTAGAAGAAGCAACTAATTTTGCCAATCAAATAAAAGATGATGCAAAATTAGGTATGCAGCAAATGGAAGAAATGATGAAAGCTATGGAAGAAATCAATGCTGCCTCATCCAATATATCAAAAATAATCAAGACGATAGATGAAATTGCTTTTCAGACAAATATATTAGCGCTTAACGCTGCGGTTGAGGCAGCACGGGCAGGAAGCTATGGAAAAGGGTTTGCTGTTGTAGCCGAAGAGGTAAGGAACTTAGCAACAAGGAGTGCAAATGCTGCAAAAGAGACAAGTAGTCTTATTGAATCTACCATCAAAAAGATTGAAGTGGGAGATAGTATTGCAAAACAGACATACACCTCGTTAGATAGGATTACAAAGAATATCGATAAAATGGCCATGATTATGAATGATATAATGTATTCTTCAAAAGAACAGTCTGAAGCAATAGCACAGATTACAGAGGGGATAAACCAAGTTGCCAATGTAGTACAGAGCAATTCAGCAAACTCTCAAGAGACAGCTGCAGCTTCAGAAGAACTTTTCAGCCAGGCAGATGTTCTTAAAAATCTTGTTGAAAGATTTAAGACAAGAAGCTAATGAAAATAGTGAAAAACTAATCGGGCTGGGAAAACCAGCTCCTTTTATTTTTGTATCGATACAGTTTTGGTTTTAAAGATTTGATTTTTGAATCTTTTTGTGTAGAATTAGGCAAGTAGAAATATTATTGAAGAGGTGATTATATGAAAAACGGTGTGAGGTTTTGGGTATTTTCTGGGGTAATAATTGCTCTTGTGTTTGTTTTAACATTTACAATAAAGATACCGCTTATGGCAGGATATTTTAACATTGGCGATGTTGTGATAATGCTTTCTTCTATTTTGTTTGGTAAAAGT from Caldicellulosiruptor kronotskyensis 2002 encodes the following:
- a CDS encoding purine-nucleoside phosphorylase, producing the protein MSYYERVKEASEFIKSKIPNVPEVAIILGSGLGSFADTMEEKIEIKYSEIPHFPVSTVKGHKGNLVFGKVKGREVLAFQGRFHLYEGYNAQEVVFGVRAAGLLGVKNLIVTNAAGGISPLLSPGDLMVIKDHINLSGENPAIGPEAEKFGERFFDMTYAYDREIIEKSKDVYKKNGVDYKEGIYAFLKGPSYETPSEIRMLKILGADAVGMSTVLEVIAARQMNIKVFGISCITNMAAGILEKKLSHEEVIEVSKMVEEKFIKIISDLIEII
- a CDS encoding response regulator codes for the protein MKKVLIVDDAAFVRYSLRQTLEKYGFEVVGEACDGKSCIRLFQQLRPDIVTLDITMPEMNGIEVLKKIMEIDKNAKVVMITALGQEEKVKEAVLNGAKGFIVKPYKEEHLVKVLSSL
- a CDS encoding chemotaxis protein CheA, with amino-acid sequence MQKDPMFEVFISEAKEIVSSLERIFIELKEGNRNLDIAVAEALRFFHTLKGSSAMMGFDDISKVCHRVEDIFVCMRDEGKLPTNLDNFILNMLKLIDFLTIQINCIENLQQPQDAENIKEVLEKIETSLAENDRVQAESEKKYHIRLLFEEGWEMENLRAFLIVQNLKQYVNVLEYLPSDIESNMASSEKIKKDGFFISIKTLLKKEDVVKLFENFAWVKDIKIEEVSEKASLTKEISSYQNATHSIHKLINVNIEKVDRLIDLIGEVVITFSMIVQHKEVKTDENSSFKNLTLQMSKLIRELQEVAMSMRMLPLSSTFQRLKRTIIEMSAKLQKPVNVHITGEETELDKVLIEHLTDPLIHLVRNAVDHGIEDKEERLKKGKDMTGNVYISAKNSGSEVVISIEDDGRGLNKEKILQKAFERGLITSPDDIVEDEIFELIFQPGFSTKEEATEYSGRGVGLDIVKNSVQKIGGRIFVESEKDRGTRFTIRIPLTLAIIDGMLIDVDGNVFVVPLSSIVETFKLEKQQIVLENEIPFVYRRGICFGVIDLNKMFYGKDILYKERPFYLGILVTNGEKNGVLLVDNMISQQQIVIKTLPAILKQVRGISGCTLLGSGNIAFILDIDALLER
- a CDS encoding chemotaxis protein CheW, with amino-acid sequence MQKELLHSKVDEFEEAMKDMYLIFKVDDQFYGIEIKYVIEIIGLLPITYVPNQEEYVKGIINLRGKIIPVIDARMRLSKPQKEYNERTCVIVTSIDDFLAGIIVDHVSEVAVINKDQISPLPQTYEKVDERFFRGVASLNERLVLILDCETFVKPDRINL
- a CDS encoding methyl-accepting chemotaxis protein: MKLFKNLKISVKILAGFGIVLILILFMGTIAVTNINRINNDYTEVYQSNVKAFIAIGNVLEGFERQRINYRNILLARNSAEMNSYLQKVDEINDFYKTNLEDFSKLINEEDIRQEYQKLNSLFDEYDKLTNQIIELAKSDKKAAVDLLFKQSSAQLVSDVQNSIKTLYDLEKKYIEKLNIQNNALAKSTVTSMVIIVILCIAISLFIGLVISYAISRPISKMVLAAQKIAEGDLTVDVSVDSKDEIGILSEAFSKMIESLSQLIYSVKSSAEQVALGAKQLADASQSLAQGATDQASSIEELNASIEEVSAQTKQNSKNVEEATNFANQIKDDAKLGMQQMEEMMKAMEEINAASSNISKIIKTIDEIAFQTNILALNAAVEAARAGSYGKGFAVVAEEVRNLATRSANAAKETSSLIESTIKKIEVGDSIAKQTYTSLDRITKNIDKMAMIMNDIMYSSKEQSEAIAQITEGINQVANVVQSNSANSQETAAASEELFSQADVLKNLVERFKTRS